One Sulfolobus sp. S-194 DNA segment encodes these proteins:
- a CDS encoding adenosylcobalamin-dependent ribonucleoside-diphosphate reductase: MQKADITILSLSKLKVLKRSGKVEEFKSDKIFSKLGIIPEDVMDGILNDISQNAKDNAIDTRTIADIVERNLIEHSLDHPELMDLAKKYVLARIYNHVFGKGNWKSFDERDLLLTYNALKVLEARYLLKDPDTLRYVETPQMMFMRVAKHLANVESQYGRSESEVKQLEEKFYKIMSELKFLPNTPTLMNSGTRLGILSACFVIPVRDSMITPNGEGIYDALRAMAVVHQQGGGTGFDFSELRPKGDVVASTAGVASGPVSFMKVFDASTDVIKQGGKRRGANMGVMHAWHADIEEFIKAKTGQLKDAQLQNFNISVGAYDYFMQAVERGDVVPLINPRKTKIADWDYYMSRARGYMSEEWIQEVILSELEEKGGTIDLAESKIITIDEALVIAEKENAITQWVNSRNLFEEIVKGAWDSGDPGLLFIDTINRRHPVWYLGKINATNPCGEEPLLPWESCNLGSINLEKFVVDGKIDWDGLAETIRYAVRLLDNVIDANRYPLKQIEDATKRTRKVGLGVMGLARMLIKLGIPYDSVDAVYLSYQLAKFIYYHAFKESIEIAKEKGSFPAYDPKLYKDIWESAKDFYEILEIMGIKEKPSDYVKKLTSIVDRLDFDKLKEDRIKYGLRNATVVSVAPTGTISIIAGTSSSIEPLFALAFIRNVAVGKFMEIDPLFLDYLRKYELDNPDVVKKIAETGMIGNNPFMPKSMRKVFRTAHEVSPEYHLLHQAAWQQWNDSGTSKTINLRSEEPPETVEKVYMLAWKLGIKGVTVYRDKSKSQQVIYFGIKKEREEVKKEEEKKIQQLLPSSLRIQKKFVEVSETYAGGCKTCEL, encoded by the coding sequence ATGCAAAAAGCTGACATTACCATCCTCTCACTCTCAAAGCTTAAGGTTCTCAAAAGAAGTGGTAAGGTTGAAGAGTTCAAATCGGATAAGATATTTTCAAAGTTAGGAATTATACCAGAAGATGTGATGGACGGAATACTTAATGATATCAGTCAAAATGCTAAGGATAATGCTATAGATACAAGAACTATAGCAGATATTGTCGAAAGGAACTTGATTGAGCACTCTTTAGATCATCCAGAATTAATGGATCTTGCAAAGAAGTATGTTTTAGCTAGGATTTATAATCATGTATTTGGTAAGGGCAATTGGAAAAGTTTTGATGAAAGAGATTTGTTGCTAACATATAACGCGTTAAAAGTATTAGAAGCAAGGTATTTGTTAAAAGATCCAGACACTTTGCGTTATGTTGAAACACCACAGATGATGTTTATGAGAGTAGCAAAACATTTGGCTAATGTAGAAAGTCAGTATGGTAGATCTGAGAGTGAGGTTAAACAATTAGAGGAGAAATTTTATAAAATAATGTCTGAGTTAAAGTTCTTACCAAATACGCCTACATTAATGAATAGCGGTACAAGATTGGGAATTTTGTCTGCATGCTTTGTAATCCCAGTTAGGGATTCAATGATTACTCCAAATGGTGAAGGTATTTATGATGCATTAAGAGCTATGGCTGTTGTTCACCAACAAGGTGGAGGGACTGGTTTCGATTTCTCAGAATTAAGACCTAAGGGAGACGTAGTAGCTTCAACTGCGGGTGTGGCGTCTGGTCCGGTTTCATTTATGAAAGTATTTGATGCCTCTACTGATGTTATAAAGCAAGGTGGAAAGAGAAGAGGAGCTAACATGGGAGTGATGCACGCATGGCACGCTGATATAGAGGAGTTTATTAAAGCAAAAACTGGTCAATTAAAAGATGCGCAATTACAGAATTTCAATATTTCTGTAGGTGCTTATGACTACTTTATGCAAGCTGTAGAGAGAGGCGATGTTGTACCATTAATTAACCCTAGGAAAACTAAGATTGCTGATTGGGATTATTACATGTCTAGGGCTAGGGGTTATATGAGTGAGGAGTGGATTCAAGAGGTTATATTGTCAGAATTAGAAGAGAAGGGCGGTACGATTGATCTTGCTGAAAGTAAGATAATAACTATTGATGAGGCTTTAGTAATTGCTGAGAAGGAAAATGCTATAACACAATGGGTTAATTCTAGGAATTTGTTCGAGGAGATTGTAAAAGGTGCTTGGGATTCTGGTGATCCAGGATTACTATTTATAGATACAATTAATAGGAGACATCCTGTTTGGTATTTAGGTAAGATTAATGCTACAAATCCATGTGGTGAAGAGCCACTATTACCTTGGGAGAGTTGTAATTTAGGCTCTATAAATCTAGAGAAATTTGTTGTGGATGGTAAGATTGATTGGGATGGTTTGGCTGAAACTATTCGTTATGCTGTTAGACTTTTAGATAATGTAATAGATGCTAATCGTTATCCGTTAAAGCAAATTGAAGATGCAACCAAGAGAACTAGGAAAGTAGGTTTAGGTGTTATGGGACTAGCTAGAATGTTAATCAAACTAGGTATACCTTATGACTCTGTTGATGCTGTGTACTTATCTTATCAACTAGCCAAGTTCATCTATTATCATGCTTTTAAGGAGTCAATTGAGATTGCTAAAGAAAAGGGTTCATTCCCAGCTTATGATCCAAAATTGTATAAAGACATATGGGAGAGTGCAAAGGACTTTTACGAAATACTTGAAATTATGGGTATTAAGGAGAAGCCTAGTGACTATGTCAAGAAGCTAACCTCAATTGTTGATAGGTTAGATTTTGATAAACTTAAGGAGGATAGGATAAAGTATGGATTAAGGAATGCTACTGTAGTCTCAGTAGCACCTACTGGTACTATTTCAATTATTGCTGGTACTTCATCATCAATAGAGCCACTGTTTGCGTTAGCATTCATAAGAAATGTCGCTGTAGGAAAGTTTATGGAAATTGACCCATTATTTCTAGATTATCTGAGGAAATATGAGCTAGATAATCCTGATGTTGTCAAAAAAATTGCTGAGACTGGCATGATTGGTAATAATCCATTTATGCCAAAAAGTATGAGGAAAGTATTTAGAACTGCACATGAGGTATCACCAGAGTATCATTTACTTCATCAAGCTGCTTGGCAACAGTGGAACGATTCAGGTACTTCAAAGACGATAAACTTAAGGAGTGAGGAACCACCAGAAACTGTAGAAAAGGTGTATATGCTAGCATGGAAGCTTGGAATTAAGGGTGTTACTGTATATAGAGATAAATCAAAGAGTCAACAAGTAATTTACTTTGGAATAAAGAAAGAAAGAGAAGAAGTGAAGAAAGAGGAGGAGAAGAAGATACAACAATTACTACCATCTTCATTAAGAATTCAGAAAAAGTTTGTTGAAGTAAGCGAGACATATGCTGGTGGATGTAAAACGTGTGAATTGTAA
- a CDS encoding transcriptional regulator, with amino-acid sequence MQLILPCEYSVKEILPAIRALIAEKLVEEKNLSIYKTADLMGLTPAAVENYLKKRRGTAVKEILRRDKEFMEFLENFSDKVVKEKNINSISSYYCILCAEGKKVLNKNGYKLSHCIVESALGAYNFSLKE; translated from the coding sequence ATGCAGTTAATCCTTCCTTGTGAGTATTCAGTCAAAGAGATTTTGCCAGCTATTAGGGCGCTAATAGCTGAAAAACTTGTTGAAGAAAAAAATCTTTCTATATATAAGACTGCTGATTTAATGGGTTTAACTCCTGCTGCTGTAGAGAATTATTTAAAGAAGAGGAGAGGTACTGCTGTTAAAGAGATTTTAAGAAGAGATAAAGAATTTATGGAATTCCTAGAGAATTTTAGTGATAAAGTAGTTAAGGAAAAGAATATAAATTCTATATCTTCTTATTATTGTATTTTATGTGCTGAAGGTAAGAAAGTGTTAAATAAAAATGGTTACAAGTTGTCACATTGCATCGTTGAAAGTGCTTTAGGAGCTTATAATTTTTCTCTTAAGGAATGA
- the gatE gene encoding Glu-tRNA(Gln) amidotransferase subunit GatE has product MMELDYSKIGLKVGLEIHQQLNTVHKLFCKCPTTLHEEYHTQLERYLRPSFSELGEVDVAALFEWKKGKKYVYRVPPNSCLVECDEEPPHIIDEEALSIAVAVSLALHSTLVDEVYVMRKIVIDGSNTSGFQRTAIISLGGYIEDNGQRIGIQTIALEEDASRKITDSLTETVYNLDRLGIPLIEISTAPDIKTPEQAERVALKIGQLLRLTGKVKRGIGTIRQDLNVSIQGGVKTEIKGVQLLELIPDIISNEARRQYELLRIKEELQKRNLNKDIVKNSFKIVDLTEELKDTNSKIIRKELEKNGRIYGLKIAGFRGILGWQLMPNRRFGTEVADYVRALAGLGGLFHSDELPNYGITKEEVEKVRKILRINENDAFIIIVGPKEKLDIATNTILNRILYAFDGVPKETRAALDDGTTKFMRPQPGSARMYPETDIPPRRIDERILELSKQFIPEQPEIKLKKLIELGLSKDLASIMLNSLRLDLFEELVKKYSPKVSPTFIASTLEITVKYVKSKGGDISVITDNILEELIKYVYEDKISKDAVQEILLELATSKTQLNEIIKKYTPLNEVELEKIILETIEENRKEIEKKKDKAFNIIMSKVMNKVRGRADSKKVIELIKKHLR; this is encoded by the coding sequence ATGATGGAATTAGATTACAGTAAAATAGGATTAAAAGTTGGTCTTGAAATTCACCAACAATTAAATACAGTTCATAAACTATTTTGCAAATGTCCAACAACACTTCATGAAGAATATCATACACAATTAGAAAGATATCTCAGACCCTCATTTAGTGAATTAGGAGAAGTCGATGTCGCAGCATTGTTTGAGTGGAAAAAAGGTAAAAAATACGTATATCGAGTTCCTCCAAACTCTTGCTTGGTAGAATGTGACGAAGAACCTCCACATATTATTGATGAAGAAGCATTAAGTATAGCTGTAGCGGTTTCTCTAGCATTACATTCTACATTAGTTGATGAAGTTTATGTAATGAGAAAAATCGTAATTGATGGTTCTAACACATCAGGCTTTCAAAGAACAGCAATTATTAGTTTAGGTGGTTATATAGAAGATAATGGACAAAGAATAGGCATTCAAACAATAGCATTAGAAGAAGATGCATCAAGAAAAATTACAGATTCACTAACAGAAACGGTATATAATCTTGATAGACTTGGGATTCCTCTAATAGAAATTTCTACTGCACCGGACATAAAAACCCCAGAACAGGCAGAAAGGGTAGCATTAAAGATTGGACAATTATTAAGATTAACGGGTAAAGTAAAAAGGGGAATAGGTACAATTAGGCAAGATCTTAATGTATCTATTCAAGGAGGAGTAAAGACTGAAATAAAAGGAGTACAACTTTTAGAGTTGATACCGGATATTATAAGTAATGAGGCAAGAAGACAGTATGAATTATTAAGAATTAAAGAAGAATTACAAAAAAGAAATCTTAATAAGGATATAGTGAAGAACTCTTTTAAAATAGTTGATTTAACAGAGGAATTAAAAGATACTAATAGTAAAATAATTAGAAAAGAATTAGAAAAGAATGGAAGAATATATGGCTTAAAAATAGCAGGTTTTAGGGGAATATTAGGCTGGCAATTAATGCCTAATAGAAGATTTGGGACTGAAGTAGCAGATTATGTAAGAGCATTAGCTGGTTTAGGAGGATTATTCCACTCAGACGAGCTTCCTAATTACGGTATAACTAAGGAAGAAGTAGAAAAAGTAAGAAAAATTCTTCGAATTAATGAAAACGATGCTTTTATAATTATTGTAGGACCGAAAGAAAAACTAGATATAGCTACAAATACGATTTTAAATAGAATATTATATGCTTTTGATGGAGTTCCAAAAGAGACAAGAGCAGCATTAGATGATGGTACAACTAAATTTATGAGACCACAACCTGGATCAGCTAGGATGTATCCAGAAACAGATATACCACCAAGAAGAATAGATGAGAGAATATTAGAGTTATCTAAACAATTTATTCCAGAACAACCTGAAATAAAATTAAAGAAATTAATTGAATTAGGACTTAGTAAGGATCTGGCTAGTATAATGCTAAACAGTTTAAGATTAGATTTGTTTGAAGAGCTAGTTAAGAAGTATTCTCCAAAAGTATCTCCTACATTTATAGCATCTACATTAGAAATAACAGTAAAATATGTAAAAAGTAAAGGTGGTGATATTTCGGTTATTACTGATAACATACTAGAAGAGTTAATAAAATATGTATATGAAGATAAGATAAGTAAAGATGCTGTTCAAGAAATTTTATTAGAATTAGCAACGAGTAAAACTCAGCTTAATGAGATAATCAAGAAATACACTCCATTAAATGAAGTAGAATTAGAGAAAATTATATTAGAAACAATAGAAGAAAATAGAAAAGAAATAGAAAAGAAAAAAGATAAAGCGTTTAACATAATAATGAGTAAAGTAATGAATAAAGTAAGAGGAAGAGCAGATAGCAAAAAAGTAATTGAACTAATAAAGAAGCATCTGCGATGA
- the gatD gene encoding Glu-tRNA(Gln) amidotransferase subunit GatD, whose protein sequence is MLEGYRGKALEFLSSHNVDIGDLIELQKDGLSIKGVVMPSYSKEDDIIVIKLDNGYNIGVSINGISNFKLVEKKRQNTQTNKGEQKILKEKSEVKIISTGGTIVSKVEYETGAVRPALTTEEIINFMPEINEIAKIDVEVLFSILSENMKPEYWIKIAESAKKALDEGNLGVVIAHGTDTMAYTASALAFSFKSLTGPIVLVGSQRSSDRPSSDSPINLYSAILVAKNSPFAEVTINMHGESSDTYTLVHRGVKVRKMHSSRRDAFQSVNDKPLAKVLWKEKEIKLLRDDYIKRKEENALDAKFDTRVFLLKYYPGMNPEIIEYLISSGIRGIIIEGTGLGHTSTEFVDYFKKATKNGVFIGMTTQCLFGRVNMNVYTTGRQLLDAGVTPLEDMLPETALVKLMWILAHETDLDRIRSLMLTNFVGEINYRHIPEYFPRWFHDGIRLQ, encoded by the coding sequence ATGTTAGAAGGTTATAGAGGTAAGGCATTAGAATTTTTATCCTCTCATAATGTTGATATAGGAGATCTAATAGAGCTACAAAAAGATGGGTTATCTATAAAAGGAGTAGTAATGCCAAGTTATTCGAAGGAAGATGATATAATAGTTATAAAATTAGATAATGGATATAACATAGGAGTTTCGATAAATGGAATTTCTAACTTTAAATTAGTGGAAAAAAAGAGACAGAATACCCAGACTAATAAAGGAGAACAAAAAATCCTAAAAGAAAAGAGCGAAGTTAAAATAATTAGTACAGGCGGAACGATAGTAAGTAAAGTAGAATATGAAACTGGTGCCGTAAGACCAGCACTAACAACCGAAGAAATTATAAATTTTATGCCAGAAATAAATGAGATTGCAAAAATAGATGTAGAAGTATTATTTTCTATATTAAGCGAAAATATGAAACCTGAATATTGGATTAAAATCGCAGAAAGTGCAAAGAAGGCCTTAGACGAAGGAAATTTAGGTGTTGTAATCGCTCATGGCACCGACACTATGGCTTATACTGCTTCAGCTTTAGCTTTTTCATTTAAATCTCTAACTGGACCTATAGTTCTTGTAGGATCTCAGAGAAGTAGTGATAGACCTAGTAGTGACTCCCCAATAAATCTTTATTCTGCTATATTAGTAGCTAAAAACTCTCCATTTGCAGAAGTAACTATTAATATGCATGGAGAAAGTTCCGATACATATACTTTAGTACATAGAGGAGTAAAGGTTAGAAAAATGCACAGCAGTAGAAGAGATGCTTTTCAGTCAGTGAACGATAAACCTTTAGCTAAAGTTCTTTGGAAGGAAAAAGAAATTAAACTTCTGAGAGACGATTATATTAAAAGAAAAGAAGAAAATGCTTTAGATGCAAAATTCGATACAAGAGTATTCTTATTAAAATACTATCCCGGTATGAATCCTGAAATAATAGAATACTTAATTTCTTCTGGAATTAGAGGGATAATAATTGAGGGGACAGGATTAGGCCACACATCTACTGAATTTGTAGACTATTTCAAAAAAGCAACTAAAAATGGAGTATTTATAGGAATGACAACACAGTGTCTATTTGGAAGAGTTAATATGAATGTATATACTACTGGAAGACAGTTACTCGATGCTGGTGTCACCCCATTGGAAGATATGCTACCAGAAACAGCCCTTGTAAAACTTATGTGGATTCTTGCACATGAAACTGACTTAGATAGGATAAGAAGTTTAATGCTTACTAATTTTGTAGGAGAAATAAACTACAGGCACATACCAGAATACTTTCCAAGGTGGTTCCATGATGGAATTAGATTACAGTAA
- a CDS encoding 30S ribosomal protein S30e — MPSHGSLTKAGKVRNATPKMPKKERHKEVPRVRNRIEYEKRVVKAKQAKQAVPAR, encoded by the coding sequence ATGCCATCCCACGGTTCGCTCACAAAAGCTGGAAAAGTAAGAAATGCTACACCTAAAATGCCAAAAAAAGAAAGACATAAAGAAGTTCCAAGAGTTAGAAATAGAATTGAATATGAGAAGAGAGTTGTAAAAGCTAAACAAGCAAAGCAAGCTGTACCTGCTAGGTAA
- a CDS encoding C/D box methylation guide ribonucleoprotein complex aNOP56 subunit (functions along with aFIB and aL7a; guides 2'-O-methylation of ribose to specific sites in RNAs), whose translation MKVYIVEHAIGSFAYDEQGKLIDFVLSNKDLGKVVDSLLDNEKGIPLPTTIELIKKIKPEEVVVENEAEIPSLQQLGVKASYEIHNLGSRIFRESLPQIAIETKFVSSENDLYSFLYEVSFEYTRRKLRTAASKRDLLAIQAIRAIDDIDKTINLFSERLREWYSIHFPELNKLIEDHELYASIVSKFGHRDEITGAGLDEIGVNKDLSTKILDASKKSIGADITDVDIRSIKMLSDTILELFKIRAELTDYVESVMKEVAPNVTALVGPTLGARLLSLAGSLEDLAKMPASTIQVLGAEKALFRALRKGGKPPKHGVIFQYPAIHTSPRWQRGKIARALAAKLAIAARIDAFSGRFIGDKLNEELKKRIEEIKTKYAQPPPRKPQEQKRKEEERKGKKGGREKRKGRR comes from the coding sequence ATGAAAGTATATATCGTGGAACATGCGATAGGGTCGTTTGCGTATGATGAGCAAGGTAAGCTTATAGACTTTGTATTGAGTAATAAGGATTTAGGAAAAGTTGTAGATTCTTTGTTAGATAATGAAAAAGGTATACCATTGCCAACTACCATAGAATTAATTAAGAAAATAAAACCAGAAGAAGTAGTAGTGGAGAATGAGGCAGAAATACCAAGTTTGCAACAGTTAGGTGTTAAAGCTTCTTATGAGATACATAATCTTGGAAGTAGAATATTTAGAGAATCATTACCCCAAATAGCGATAGAAACAAAATTTGTATCTTCAGAGAATGACTTATATTCGTTTTTATATGAGGTTTCTTTTGAATATACTAGAAGAAAATTAAGAACTGCAGCCAGTAAAAGAGACTTACTAGCAATTCAAGCTATTAGGGCAATTGATGATATTGATAAAACTATAAATCTATTTTCTGAAAGATTAAGGGAGTGGTATAGTATTCATTTCCCAGAACTTAATAAGCTTATAGAAGATCACGAACTTTACGCTTCTATTGTTTCAAAATTCGGACATAGGGACGAGATAACAGGTGCAGGGTTAGATGAAATAGGAGTGAATAAAGATTTGAGCACTAAAATTCTAGATGCATCGAAAAAGAGTATTGGAGCTGATATTACTGATGTAGATATAAGATCAATTAAGATGTTAAGCGATACCATATTAGAGCTTTTCAAAATAAGAGCAGAACTTACAGATTATGTTGAATCAGTTATGAAAGAAGTGGCTCCTAATGTTACTGCTTTAGTAGGACCAACATTAGGTGCACGATTATTAAGCTTAGCTGGTAGCCTAGAAGATTTAGCTAAAATGCCTGCTAGTACAATTCAAGTCTTAGGTGCAGAGAAAGCTCTGTTTAGAGCTTTAAGAAAAGGAGGCAAACCGCCAAAGCACGGTGTTATATTTCAGTACCCGGCAATTCACACTTCTCCAAGGTGGCAAAGAGGTAAAATTGCAAGAGCATTGGCTGCTAAATTGGCAATAGCTGCTAGGATAGATGCTTTTAGTGGCAGATTTATAGGTGATAAGTTAAATGAGGAGTTAAAGAAAAGGATTGAAGAAATTAAGACAAAGTATGCTCAACCTCCACCAAGGAAACCACAAGAACAAAAGAGAAAAGAAGAAGAAAGAAAAGGTAAAAAAGGAGGAAGAGAAAAAAGAAAAGGTAGGAGATGA
- a CDS encoding fibrillarin-like rRNA/tRNA 2'-O-methyltransferase produces the protein MSELVKISKTQFENVFQCEFNDGTIRLCTKNLAPGFSVYGERLFKVEGIEYREWNAFRSKLGGAILKGLKQNPIVKGTKVLYLGAASGTTPSHVSDIVELEGKVYGVEFSPRVVREFLLVAQHRPNLFPILADARFPQYYRTLVEDVDVIYVDIAQPDETDIAIYNAKFFLKNGGYMMMAIKARSIDVTKEPTEIYEIEVNKLKENNFDVIQVIQLDPYDKDHAMVLAKYKGK, from the coding sequence ATGTCAGAATTAGTTAAGATTTCAAAAACACAGTTTGAAAATGTATTTCAATGTGAGTTTAATGATGGCACAATAAGGCTTTGTACTAAGAACTTGGCTCCTGGATTTAGTGTTTATGGCGAAAGATTATTTAAGGTAGAAGGGATTGAGTATAGAGAATGGAATGCTTTTAGAAGTAAATTAGGCGGTGCTATTCTAAAGGGTTTAAAACAGAATCCTATTGTAAAAGGAACTAAAGTACTTTATTTGGGTGCAGCTTCTGGAACTACCCCAAGTCATGTTTCTGATATAGTGGAATTAGAAGGAAAAGTATACGGAGTGGAATTTTCTCCTAGAGTAGTTAGGGAATTTTTACTTGTTGCTCAGCATAGACCTAATTTATTTCCTATTTTAGCAGATGCCAGATTTCCGCAGTATTATAGGACTCTTGTAGAAGATGTTGATGTGATATATGTAGATATTGCTCAGCCAGATGAAACAGATATAGCAATCTATAATGCCAAATTTTTCCTTAAAAATGGTGGATATATGATGATGGCAATAAAAGCTAGAAGTATTGATGTTACAAAAGAGCCTACTGAAATCTATGAAATAGAAGTCAATAAGTTAAAAGAGAATAACTTTGATGTTATTCAAGTTATTCAGCTAGATCCTTACGATAAAGACCATGCAATGGTGTTAGCAAAATATAAGGGAAAATAA
- a CDS encoding DUF61 family protein, which translates to MIDKIFEIGLKNFLSFYPQDFVSIREALDGKLNIRLSDGYSHLLKREEVEKISHYIPLYLWSLVRIPFIIIKTMEPGEYIVNGSEWEIKALSILLNKDASKGLRTGDIEKLIKEYKSLIIITLSPINLANEDEEDGYY; encoded by the coding sequence ATGATAGATAAAATTTTTGAGATAGGATTAAAGAATTTTTTAAGTTTTTATCCTCAAGATTTCGTAAGTATTCGTGAAGCTCTAGATGGAAAATTAAATATTAGATTATCTGATGGTTACTCTCATTTATTAAAGAGGGAAGAAGTAGAAAAAATCTCTCATTATATACCTCTTTATTTATGGTCATTAGTAAGAATTCCTTTTATAATAATAAAAACTATGGAACCAGGCGAATACATTGTAAATGGTAGCGAATGGGAAATAAAGGCATTGTCAATATTACTTAATAAAGATGCAAGTAAGGGACTACGTACGGGAGATATTGAAAAATTAATAAAAGAATATAAATCTTTAATAATTATAACATTGAGTCCTATTAATTTAGCTAATGAGGATGAAGAAGATGGTTACTATTGA
- a CDS encoding helix-turn-helix domain-containing protein, whose amino-acid sequence MVTIDEVAEILSKRSLEYSMINYPDKKEKSIDIITVNRNKKMIVKILGNKKSSKIKNDLKNIARIGLGIPVIIEDSTEQEIINDRGNILGMNVETFERILDGEKVFLYKTRGGIFVKINSKELKKKREEMGLSLGEVAQTLGVSRISIYDYEREDSYVSIDIAEKLVELFGDEILGDIISGFKVDEKDINLETQRDSFSDKIMLNLNEKGYKVVKMNFTAVDIIASKNDKKLLFSVEADNVSKSLRKFNEAKKITSKIKASLIVVVKESKNKKIYEKEDFNTISENEIMNYEFD is encoded by the coding sequence ATGGTTACTATTGATGAAGTTGCAGAGATACTTTCAAAAAGATCATTAGAGTATTCTATGATTAATTATCCAGATAAAAAAGAAAAATCAATAGATATAATAACTGTAAATAGGAATAAGAAAATGATAGTTAAGATTTTAGGTAATAAGAAATCATCAAAAATTAAAAATGACTTGAAAAACATAGCAAGAATTGGACTAGGAATTCCGGTAATAATTGAAGATTCCACTGAGCAAGAAATAATAAATGATAGAGGTAACATATTAGGTATGAATGTAGAGACTTTTGAAAGGATTCTAGATGGAGAAAAAGTCTTCCTATATAAGACAAGGGGAGGAATCTTTGTTAAAATTAACTCTAAGGAGCTAAAAAAGAAAAGAGAAGAGATGGGTTTAAGCTTAGGAGAAGTTGCTCAAACTTTAGGAGTTTCGAGAATATCAATCTATGATTATGAAAGGGAAGATTCTTATGTGTCAATTGATATTGCTGAAAAACTTGTTGAACTTTTTGGTGATGAGATATTAGGTGATATAATAAGCGGTTTTAAGGTTGATGAAAAAGATATTAATTTAGAAACACAGAGAGATAGCTTTTCTGATAAAATTATGTTAAATTTGAATGAAAAAGGATATAAAGTAGTGAAGATGAACTTTACTGCAGTGGACATTATTGCCTCCAAGAATGATAAGAAACTATTATTTTCAGTGGAGGCTGATAACGTCTCTAAGTCCTTAAGAAAATTTAATGAAGCTAAAAAGATTACTAGCAAAATAAAAGCAAGCCTTATTGTGGTTGTGAAAGAGAGTAAAAATAAAAAAATATATGAAAAAGAGGATTTTAATACAATAAGTGAAAACGAAATTATGAACTATGAATTTGATTGA